The sequence below is a genomic window from Anopheles cruzii chromosome 3, idAnoCruzAS_RS32_06, whole genome shotgun sequence.
TATAATGTGTACGCTTCTACtacttctttcttttttatgttttgcttttacattattcgtttttcgttttttattgtatttttctGTGATCCTCTCTCTTTGTCTTTCTTTTTGGCAAACTGCTCGTAACGGAAACATTCAACATATCTTGAACAAACCATGAGTGGGAAAACGACGGGAACTTAAGCCTTAATGAAATGCAACACTGTTACGGGCACTAACACCTACCACCACTCCGGAGTGGGTCCGAGAAAACGTGCGCGCACGCGCGCAACATGCCTTacgcaagcagcagcagcagaagcagcagcatcaaaGCGCAACAAGTTGTTTGTGGCTGTTCAACCGATTCTCAAACAAGCGTGCTGACGGCTGACCGGGAAACGAAAATCTAACACAACTGAAGCTACACGTTCAACTTAAACAActaaaaccacaaaacattACAGCGGAAGTAAGCCACTGGACTAGCGGAGACCGCGAGTGTGCTCGCGCCGCGTGCGGGTGTATTTGATTTTGTGCGCCTTCACTCCTGCTTCATGGCACCCATTTCCTCGAGCAGCTCCTGCAGTCCGTCCGGGCAACGGCCGGCTTCGATCTCCATCGCCCAGGAGTACAGTTTCTCCAGCTCGTGGCGCAGCTCCACCACGGCCTTTTCACGATCAGTGACCAACTCCTCCAAATACTGATAGCGGAGCTTCTTGCGTGCACGGCACTCACGAGCACTCTGCCGGCTACGTTCTGCTTGTGTTTTTGCGGGCCACAgatgaaacgaaacggaaacgagaAATGAACCATTAGAGGAAACGTCGTCTTGTAAGGGaccattttccaccattcgGCCGCGCAATGCAATGTCCAGCAACGTACCAAGTTTGGCTTTCATATCGATCTTCTCGGTGGATGCCTTCCGACCCGGTTTGCGTCCTCGTTTGCCGCTTTCCTTGCGTTCCTGTGGCGAAAGCAAAAATTGATAACATTAGGCAACATAACCAAATGACCGTATTTCATTAATCAGCCCGAGGTAggtgggtttttttccttttttagtGGCCAACAAAAGGAGCACAAATAGCTGAGCATAAAAAACCTCCTGCGACTCTCTCTGCGAAAAGACTAAAATCAATACAGCTTTATCGATCGCCCAAGCGACAGACGAATCTCCGTCGCGCCAAGTTCtgagcggccaccaccactagaCCTTTGTTGCTTCACTTCTTCACTTCTTGGAGGAGCCGAAAAAGTGCATCCACGGATTGGCTACACAGCCGGCCCCCCGCCGTCTTACTCAaccttctgttttttttctctataaCATGCTATTAATACTCCGGCGGTGGCTCGGAGACAGACAAGCGTCTTCAGAGAAAAAAGACACAAAAGGATTcccgttttcttcgccaaatATGTTTTCCGACGTAGTTTGTCACCTCCCGCGACGATAGCGACGCCACACACAAGAACCAACCACCGACGgggctgttgctgccggcggAACGTGTTCGGCTTTCGGCGATGACGATTTATTACGCATCGGCGGTGCCGGGGGCACCCCGAAACGGTCGAACATTCCGCTTTTAATTGATCCTTTCCGTTGCGCGGCCGAAGGACATGTTGCGgcaatttaatgttttgcattttccctCGAAGCCCCAGAGAGGTGTGCCGCAGCCGTTGGCCCGGGTTGGGAAATGTGCTTCACAAACAGTTTTGCGACGTAATTTGCATCACCTTGCGCTGGCCTCCCTCCTAACGCGGTGCCTCCCCCACTCGGTACGTAGCAGCCGGCAATCAAGCGTGTGCTTTTCGTTTACGAGAGACTGAGCATAGCGCAGGATATACAGGTAACCGGGTCGGACATTTCACACGCTAGAGTCCTCGGTTCTCGACAACACCCGGTCCGGCCCTGTCTTAACCTATGGGACTTTTCTAATTTCACAGTTCAACTGATCTTTTCCGCCGCACAGTTACCTGCTCGACGGAATGTAGGCCACAGCCGGAGTAGGGCTGCGAGTGTTGCTCACCTGGAAAAGCTCCCGGTGCGCCCTACTTCCGGCGTTCCGGTGCAGACCGCGACAGGAGAAACGGAAGAACCAAAAGGCCCTACTGCTTCTGACGCCAAATGCCCTTGTCGCAGAggcttcggtggccaacaacTGCTACGTTTTTACCACTTCACTATAGCAGCGTGACGACCCCGGTGTACGGAGGAGACGCACTTAACCGACCCCTAACCTGACCTGACCTGACCTGGCCTAACCCACTCCCACACCCCTCGAAAATGCGCACTCTGCCCGTGTTGGCGAAAAGGTGTTATCTCGGTGTTCCGCCCCGGGTGTCCACGGTCCGACGTGAGATGGATCTAAAACGCAACTGAAGCCGATTCCAACGCTCGACACTGATCTCTCCCCCACACGCGACCAACAAAACGATGCGCCATTCGCCGCCGAGAGTCtccaccgccgtggccgccaccgccgccaccgccaccgttgtcCGCCTTTGGGGGTGCTTGGGAAAAGAGTTTGCCAAATCGGTTGTTCTCGCCATTCTCGCCGCTGGTCTTCCGTCTCGTCGTCGCGCTGTTGAGCCCGGCCGAGGTTCGATACGCAATAGAGCTTTGCGTTCACGGTTTCGCTCCCGCTCGGAGAGTTGGCCCCAAAAGGGGGGAGAGCCAGACCAGACTCTCTCCGGTTTTCGCGTTCAGGTTCGCGCTGTCGCGAAGTACTGCGTAGTGGCACAGGAcagcgttgtttttttcatttgatatttcgttctctgtctctctccaCGGTCTGTGCTCGACTTACAGGGCCCTGAAAAGAGAAGGCTCTCGGCAAAGGGGTTGGAAATAGACACTCTCGCGTATGCTAGGTACGCGAGAAGCCCCAAACGCTGGTGCGCAATCAAGACAACCGCGCCACTTCACATCCCCACGGTGGCGCATATTTCATATTTGATTTATATCACTTTTTTATAGATTCTATACCCATATTCCAGGGGCACGTTGTGATGCCGAAAATATcgttcccaaaaaaaaggggggcAAGATGCCCCGAATAGCATACAATCTACCGGTTCGCTCATGTCTTGTTATTTCCCTGTAGGAAAacatacataaaaaaaaaacatttttcagcATTAAAAAGGTCATGGTACTCTCCGTCCACATAAATGTACACAGTGATAGGACGAAACAAAAGTATTACCCTTAATCGTACAAGCCGTACTTCGTAAACGTACTTGCATCAAAGTAACAAGGAAGAAACATTAACTTAGAAGGCGCTGTAATGCTGTTTCGCGAAGGAACATGCTCTGCAATCGCAGAGCATCGGCATAAACCAAGCCACGCCGTCGAAATTACGTCGTAACAATATTGCAGC
It includes:
- the LOC128275040 gene encoding REPTOR-binding partner isoform X1, with product MDYEEIAVAEEQNQAERKESGKRGRKPGRKASTEKIDMKAKLAERSRQSARECRARKKLRYQYLEELVTDREKAVVELRHELEKLYSWAMEIEAGRCPDGLQELLEEMGAMKQE
- the LOC128275040 gene encoding REPTOR-binding partner isoform X2, which produces MDYEEIAVAEEQNQAERKESGKRGRKPGRKASTEKIDMKAKLERSRQSARECRARKKLRYQYLEELVTDREKAVVELRHELEKLYSWAMEIEAGRCPDGLQELLEEMGAMKQE